Part of the Sorghum bicolor cultivar BTx623 chromosome 1, Sorghum_bicolor_NCBIv3, whole genome shotgun sequence genome, ATGAGGCTCTTAGTGATTTTATATCCTGATGAAAAATTATGAATACACACAATTACGCGCTGACCTGCAGAGCAAATGCATCATTCTATGGACAGACATATCAAAATGAATCTGAAAGTACTTACATGTCCAGGGCACCACACTAACCACATAAAGGGCCATTCTAAAGTCGGAAAAACATCCAAGCGTCACCTTCATGATGAAGATGTACTACATGTAGGAGAAAATGTATGGCAACGAGGGGCATGTAGAGCTAGGAAACAGGGAACCACTGCCCCCAACTCGGAAAAACATCCAAGCATCACCCTCATGATGAAGATGTACTCCATGTAAGAGAGGATGCATGGCAACAAGGGTCATGTGGAGCTAGAAAACGGGAAACCACTATCCCTCTCCCAACTGGGAAAAACATCCAAGCATCACCCTCATGATGAAGATGTACTCTATATAGGAGAGGATGCATGGCAACGAGGGTCATTTAGAGCTAGAaccacccacacacacacaccaacgGAAAAAACTTGTCTGCCTGCAACAGGCAGGAGATTCGTTGGTCAGTTCTCCCCAATGCCAACCAGAAGAGGCATGTTTCTCCTAGCGATTGTGGGGTCAGAAATACAAGCTTGGTTGCTACGTCTTCCCGTTTCCTTCCAAGAATCTGCGTGTTTAGATTTTGGATCGATCTATCGAATGGACATTTCATTGTTGAGTAGAAGAAAGTTTGATTTAGATTATTATTGCAAAATATTTACTcgacaacaacaataataataaattaaatattttaagAAATAAGCTTAACAAGTAGATTAAAATATAAGTGGGTTAAGCAATGTAGTAGGAGAAACTTTTCTTAGgagaatgtattttaatatgTGGAGCAAACAATCTATTTCAAAAGTGTAGCAAATAaattgaaaaagaaaaggacatATGAAGCTGAGGTGTGATGCTGATGCCCTCTGTTTCAAGGGGAAAAGGACGCCttcatatatcattttttttatttgatggcatATAACCTGTACCACTATTATACATGAGACCACTGATCCACCTTCAAATGGAATTGAATTCAGgttctatatattttttttaaaaaaaaacagccaAAAAAATTCAGCCAAGACCACCGGCCCACCGCTGCACTGActagataaaaaaaattgttACAACTATTTGCTGATAATTAAAAAGCTATTAGTACATGCAGACTATTAATGGTGAAAAGAAGGTTCAAAACTGCTTTAAACAGGCAGCTGCATGCAGAAACCCACTACGCCATAGAGACTTTATTTTGTCCACGTTTAAAATCTTTAACTAATATTTCTCTGTCGACTTTTTTGCTATGGCTGAATCCTGTAACTAAGATGTTATTAACTTGACTTATTTGTTCACTGAAAAAGGATCAGTCCTCTCCAATTGATGAGCAACAATATTGGAAATTAGATCCTTCAAAACAGCTGGGCACGTCTGAGTTAAATATAGAAAACCATCAGTTTCCACGACCACAGACAGAGTTGCGGATGAGCTGAGGAACTCGAAGCATGCTTCCCTAAGCCCTTCACAATGGTACTTGTCGGCTAGCACCAAGATGGTTGCCACAGAACCTATATCAATATGTCTGCATAACTTATTTTCACATGTCAATTTTAACCTCTGTAGTTTATATTTGTCCGCCGCAACAAGCAGACGTTGAATCATTGTCATCTCATCATCATCCTCATGTTGATTAAACTCTGGCAAAGTATCAGTGTAAATGAAGGTAAGTAGAGCCTTAAAAGCTTGTGCCTCCATATCATCTATCTGTACCACCTCCTCTGCGGCGGTGACCTCGTTCATTAGAGGGAAGAGCTCCGCCATAAAAACTGGTGATCGTGCTGCGAGCACCAATCTGTGTGCCAAGAATGTCTCCCCTCCAACTAGAAATTCAACATCGGTATATTGTTTGCTCGAAAGGAGATGGCCGTAGTGTAGGTGCATGTCCGATGGTGGTGGCGGCGCCACCGCAGTGGATGACGCTGCAGCTTCCTTGGTAACAACCACATAGCACCCGACGGAGAAGGAGTCGTCTGTGAGATGTCCCGATCGCTCTAGGTCTACCCTTCTGATGAAGTTCTCGTATCCCTGTGACTTATTCACTGAGAAGTTGCACATTTGGGTGGTAAACGTGTAGGCCGGCACCGGGTTCCCTTCTTGGTCGAGCAGGCTGAAGGTCACCCGTGCCATGACTTGCTCGCTGCAGCAGGCGACGGTGGTGGTACGGTGGTGGTGGTATCCTCCTCCTCGAGAACCAGGAAGAAGGACATGTATTCTGTGTTGCTTTTCCGGCTTCCCGTGGGGCGGTAGTTGATGTGCCAGGTGTGGCCGCCTGATGTAAACGGGCAGGAACTCAGCTGGTGGCTACGTTCGGCTTCCAATGTGTTGGAGTAGCCCTCGATCTTGATCACGTGGTAAACGCTTGCCGCTACGATGGTGGAGGCGGAGCGCGACGGCGACACGCCGTCGTCGCGGGTGCTGGAGGAGTTGAGGCTCATCATGAACGACGACGGAGATGCCTATACGTACGACGTGCGTGGACGGTGTGCTAGCTAGCTATAGCGCGACGGGACGATCTTTATTTGTCCTTTGGTATCGATCAGGCCTTGAAATAAAAACAAgtatattctctctctctctctctctctctctctctctctctctctctctctctctctctctctctctctctctctctctctctctctctcttgaatACGGAGTACATAAGGAAAGATGCATCACGCAACCATCACGTATAGGAAGCTGCTTAATTTAAGAAGAAATCGTTTCTCCAGCGCAAATGGAAATAATGTCTCTATAAATATAcgttccatgcatgcatggggaCGGACTCAGATCAGATACGTACATAATTAAGATGTAAAATTCTACAAAAGGAAAATTGCTCCTCATATCTGCTTTGAACAGAAATAATTACTACTAGACACCCTGCTCTCAACTTTTACGAAGAAAGGAATTACAAGACTCAGATGAGGATGAAGATGAGAACATGGAAGATCTGGTTAGCAAAAACGAGGACACTCAAGCGGACAGTTAGTAAAATCTTGAAAAGAAGAAATAATTACTATATATACCATGAGATAGAAATACTATATACTACGTAGCTAGACATTATTTTAAATGGAAAATCAAAAAAGCATCCTGGAATAAAACAGCCAGAGTAAATTTTACTTACACTAGCAAATATgtacgttgcaacgggagaaaaatatcaaatagATGTTACATATCAatttatatttattatttttataaatttaaagtctataatttattttattaataaccatgacatctatggtattacatagttaatatttaaaataatatgTACGTCGAagatatatttatttaataataaaaatagaaattaatCAAACCTTGTCTTACTCTAATgttacctcttaatataccttaatattatattaaaacatgagaagtttgttgctagctttatttttttatttagattagaatttctatgaaatatgatatatcagttaaatgtatgtggATTATGAATACGTAGacttatgaagtgttcatatgacataatAACACATCatgcaaaggtagtggaagcatcctcaagcataaatttaggtaaattagtaaattagtGAGATATGCAAGAATAGTGCTAAAATTTTTACCATAAATCAAGCATAACATTAAATAAGCTACCTTAAAATTTTCATAACAATCGGAGCAGAtactacaattttaattttacactaaaaagcatagacaagcatctccagcaaaaaaatgtactaaaatttatgatattttttatttactacatggatctacatatgtggagctgaacaaaatttgttttgtaatttttagatttttttatgaattactACGTATTTATCAATTTACAACtaatcaattttacactaaaaagcataggcaagcatctccagtaaaaaaatgtactaaaatttatgatattttttgtttactgcatggatccacatatgtggagctgaacaaaatttgttttataatttttggatttttctatgaattactacgtatttatcaattttcaaccGTAAAGAATAAAAAAAGTAAATTAATAGGGTAAACATTTTGCACATAGGCTCCTATACTTTTCTTATTTGATTTGTATAAAGATTTTGCATTAGAAACCctagaaaatattttattttgttttttctcttCCACCTGTTGCCgaaggaggcggaggaggtTTTGCACCTAGGTTTCTATAGTTTCTTTATTTAATGTGTATATAAAATTTTGTATTAGGAACCttaaaaaattattttatttttctcttcacCCGGAACGAAGGCGGACAGAGAGggaggcagactgaaattttgatGATTAAGTAATAGGGAAAGATTTATTAATTGTTTTATTAAAACTAGTATAAGAGATAGAAAACGGTGCACGATCGATCCACGCCCGGCTAGCGCGACCCTCTCCTAGTTtctatatttaggccttgtttacatcaatttttttttggattttaatattgtaacactttcgtttctatttaacaaacattgtccaatcatagcattaaaagattcgtctcgtgatttatagacaaattatgtaattagtttttattttcatttatatttaatgctttatgtatgtgccacaagattcgatgtgacgaaaaattttaatttttttttatttttagggtgACCTTATTTACCTCCTCCTCTCCCCTCCGGCCCTCTCCTGCGAGCGGGTGGACCATCCACGTGATATTTTTTTTACCTTGAGTCGTATCCATACATTGCAATGGAAACCCATACATCTTAGAGTTAGACTCTGCGCTGTTGCTGCTAGAATGATTTGTTTTAATTTGTATTAACACACATCTTGAGTATAAGTCATATCTAGGATTACACTGATGTACATGTATAATttatacatacatttatttatATTAGTTTCAATAACAAGTTGCTTATGGTTTTAGTTTTACAATTTAATATGTggaatcattgattgatcctatTTCTCTCATTTTTTTAGAATGATTGATCCTGTTTCTAAGAAGAATAGGTTTTATTAACTAAATATTATCATTAACTTTATTGCTAATGTTTGTTTATGAGAAAAGAGTCAAGGTTCAAATACCCATAATATTAGATGTATCATTTGTTTTTTATGGTTATacggaaaaataaaaatataaaaaaacaaaaagccgGCAAAGGAAAATACAGTAAAAATACgcaagaaaaaaacaaaaaagaaaaagaaaaacaacaaaAACAGATGCAACACACTGGCAGTTCTCTACTTTATCCTTATCCACGTACCTCCCGACATCGCTAGTAGAGGCTCGGTATTTCCGCCACCGGCCTCCTTCGTCCCTCCCGATGCCACCTCGTAGAAACCTCCTTGTGCTACCCTCCACCTCTCCTAGCATCGGCCTGGTCTTTTCCCATGCTGACTCTCCTCCGCTGCTGGCATCCACACTAGCCTCCTTGCCCCTTCCCGCGGCGGTCTTATGGCCTTGTTCTCACACCTTCATTTGTTtgtaataaatattatctaattatagactaattaggatcaaaagattcgtctcgtaatttacagctaaATATCTAATGTTTGATGCATGTGACACAaatttcgatgtgacggaaaatcttaaaaactttttgatttttaaggtgaactaaacaaggccctagcctcACTCCTTCCAGCGTTGGCCGGAGGCCCTACCACCACCTAGTCGTCATGGAGTGCCGCCGCTGCCTCGTGTGTCGTGCTGCCGCCATTGTTGCCTTCGCCGACGTCGCGACGCTGATGGCCTCCGATCTCGCAGACTTCGTCTAGCCCGCAACATCAAGCAGCTGCcaccccaccccccccccccccaaattaCTGATTAGCTATTGTATAAACAAAATTACTAATTTTAGCTATAGTTTTGAGGCCCCCAAAAATTTGGGGCTCTGTACCGGCACGGCCATACACCCCTGTACACCGGTTCATAATCACCAAATGCTTAACTATAGGTATTGTGGAACGTGCATTGCATGTGCACGTACGTTTACAAGTCTCTCAACAAAAGATCAGCCAGTTACCAGGGGCAAATAGGCTTTACATTCATGTATTTGTAATAAAATCTAAAAAACACCTACCCAACGGTTTGCCAAttgaggccttatttagttcgcaaaatttttagtttttggctactgtagaactttcgtttttatttgacaaacattgtctaatcatgaagtaactaggctcaaaagattcatctcacaaattacaggtaaattgtgcaattagtttttattttcgtctatatttaatgctccatgcatgtgaccaaagattcgatgtgacggggaatcttgaaattcttttgtgaactaaacaaggcctgagatttacaattttgttaacttggcaaatactccctccgtcccaaaaagaatttcagacatcttgtttgaccatctgtcttattcaaaaaaattacataaatattatatattttgttaagacttattttatcattagatatactttactaatgatttatttattttataatttacataaaatttttgaataagacgagcggTCAAACACGATGTCTGAAAGTAAAAAAAACGTCACTCTTTTTGCGACAGAGGGAGTAGAGGGGAAGGACTCCCATATATGTCAAGCCTCTCCGCTCTTGGCATCACGTCCCTCGCGCGAAATCTGTCGCCCCCACTCGTGGTCGTTCGACTACTCCCTTCTACCGTCGCCAGATTTTCTTTTTTGCCaagtgattaatgccaaaccattggagattgtCTCTTTTCATCTTTGTCATATTTATTTGGGACTTGACAAACTCTCTCATTTATGAAATGAACTATTGCAAAatagttggagatgctcttacagaGTAGTAGTCATATGTACCATGCATGAATCTTGTGTTGAGATATATAAAGAAATGTAAAAAATGGCAACATTTTTTGCAAAACCAAATGGTCAAAGGGCTACACAAAACTGGATTAAACGGTTATTATAGTTATAGGAACGCCTGACCCACACAGATATTTGTGTTTTAACAGCATATAAAATCTTTGATCTTTCCGAACAGTCGAATCATGATTGAAGCAATTTTCCTTCCATCATTCACCAAATTaaggaaaatatatttcattttCCATGAGCGGCGACGACATTGTAAATCAGATCCTTGAAAACACTAGGACAGCTCTGTATAAAATACAGAAAGTCACTTGATTCCGTGAACTCGACTAGAGCCGTTGAGGCGCTGAGGAACTCAAAGCACACCTCCTTAAGACGTACGCAGTGGTGCTTCTCGGCCAAAACCAACATGGTTGCCACGGAGTCTGCATTGATATGGTTGCACAATCTATCTTCGCAGATCAACATCAGCCTCTGCAGTCCATACATATCGGATGCGACGAGCAGATGTTGAGCCATTGCTGCCTCGTCTTCCTCGTCGTCTATCTTTGGCAACGTGTCTGTGTAAATAAAGATAAGTAGAGCCTCAAACACTTGTGCGTCCATATCATCAATCTGTATAGCATCTGTCGTGGTGCCTTCCTTCATCAGCCCGAAGAGCTCCGCCTTGAAGACCGGTGACCGTGCCGCAAGCACTAACCGGTGTGCCGTGAATCTCTCACCACCGCTGACAATGAACTCAACGTCGGTGCCCTGTTTACTTGAGAGGAGATCACCGTAATGACAGTGCAAATTTGATGGTGGTACCTTGACGGAAGGCGACCCCTTGGTGATAAccagatggacactgatggcgAAGCGGTCGTCTTTGAGATATCCCGATTGCTCTAGATCTTTCCTTCTAATGAAATTTTGGAAGCCAAAGGAGTCACTAAGTGAGAAGCTAAACAGACGGGTGGTACGGGTGCGCGACGGCACTGGCTTGCCGTTCTGGTCGAGTAGGCTAAACGTAACCTGCCCCATCACAGGCTCGTCGACCTCGTCTTCGAGAGCAAGGTAGAAGGAGAtgtagt contains:
- the LOC8081431 gene encoding BTB/POZ and MATH domain-containing protein 1, with amino-acid sequence MTTTLASSDGDVPPPWSIIVARGDDDAPPPRSASTIVAARANRVLKIDGYSSTLKARTLRSFSFSAGGHTWHINYRCTGSSDNSSTDDDDYISFYLALEDEVDEPVMGQVTFSLLDQNGKPVPSRTRTTRLFSFSLSDSFGFQNFIRRKDLEQSGYLKDDRFAISVHLVITKGSPSVKVPPSNLHCHYGDLLSSKQGTDVEFIVSGGERFTAHRLVLAARSPVFKAELFGLMKEGTTTDAIQIDDMDAQVFEALLIFIYTDTLPKIDDEEDEAAMAQHLLVASDMYGLQRLMLICEDRLCNHINADSVATMLVLAEKHHCVRLKEVCFEFLSASTALVEFTESSDFLYFIQSCPSVFKDLIYNVVAAHGK
- the LOC8081430 gene encoding BTB/POZ and MATH domain-containing protein 1, encoding MARVTFSLLDQEGNPVPAYTFTTQMCNFSVNKSQGYENFIRRVDLERSGHLTDDSFSVGCYVVVTKEAAASSTAVAPPPPSDMHLHYGHLLSSKQYTDVEFLVGGETFLAHRLVLAARSPVFMAELFPLMNEVTAAEEVVQIDDMEAQAFKALLTFIYTDTLPEFNQHEDDDEMTMIQRLLVAADKYKLQRLKLTCENKLCRHIDIGSVATILVLADKYHCEGLREACFEFLSSSATLSVVVETDGFLYLTQTCPAVLKDLISNIVAHQLERTDPFSVNK